The following are encoded in a window of Thermococcus sp. CX2 genomic DNA:
- a CDS encoding C39 family peptidase, whose protein sequence is MKWKPPLVLLLGILLLGGIVTAAPVEKPEAVPLATVKALAVRELHKFPEFNGAVPTNPTPLYFPDGRLAAYEFRMVKNGKTLGYIIVSANRNLPPAILEAGFGEKTPSDLMKELATRKGVKTYRFVYFSGLNYGLLTGEKVIDMKGKEYKKPERYKLTMEDKSQENQKKWMNTETYESQVSTVSYKVLYTVPAWTESDPGGASDSLPPGTNSIGQISTLASSYDYIGPNADPWDDWDGCAPIAASMIIGYYEIQYRDSWYKEAVIDILHETMLTDDEGWTSTSNIGRGIENFYNRAMYLHSEGVLYYAPHYTYTTSTVDNPSNSLLFTYVMLEIGNNRPLILTASKASGENFGWSGAFHTTTVAGYSSHSDGTKYLYIHTTYSDPYTAWILLDSISSERTLTLVNPVKVS, encoded by the coding sequence GCAGTCAGGGAACTTCACAAGTTCCCGGAATTCAACGGGGCAGTCCCAACCAACCCAACACCCCTCTACTTCCCTGACGGCAGGTTGGCAGCTTACGAATTCAGAATGGTCAAGAATGGAAAAACCCTAGGCTACATAATCGTCTCAGCCAACAGGAACCTACCACCGGCAATCCTAGAGGCAGGCTTTGGCGAGAAGACTCCAAGCGACCTAATGAAAGAACTCGCCACGAGAAAAGGAGTAAAAACCTACCGCTTCGTGTACTTCAGCGGACTGAACTACGGACTCCTAACAGGAGAAAAAGTCATAGACATGAAAGGCAAGGAATACAAAAAGCCAGAAAGATACAAATTAACAATGGAGGACAAATCCCAAGAAAACCAGAAAAAATGGATGAATACTGAAACTTATGAGTCTCAAGTTAGTACTGTATCATACAAAGTTCTGTATACCGTTCCAGCATGGACAGAAAGTGATCCCGGGGGAGCCAGTGATTCGCTACCGCCAGGAACCAACAGCATTGGCCAAATATCAACACTTGCGAGCTCATATGATTACATAGGCCCAAATGCAGATCCATGGGATGACTGGGATGGATGTGCTCCAATAGCAGCCTCAATGATTATCGGTTACTACGAAATTCAATATCGTGACAGCTGGTACAAGGAAGCTGTAATAGACATACTACATGAAACTATGCTGACAGATGATGAAGGATGGACTTCAACCTCAAATATCGGCCGAGGCATAGAGAATTTCTATAACCGAGCAATGTATCTTCATTCTGAAGGTGTTCTATACTATGCCCCACACTATACATACACCACTAGCACAGTTGACAATCCAAGTAATTCATTGTTGTTTACCTACGTTATGCTGGAAATAGGGAACAACAGACCCCTGATTTTAACAGCTAGTAAAGCTAGTGGAGAAAACTTCGGATGGTCCGGAGCGTTTCATACAACTACCGTTGCAGGATACAGTTCACATAGCGATGGAACAAAGTATTTGTATATTCACACTACATATTCAGATCCATACACAGCTTGGATACTATTAGATAGTATAAGCAGTGAGCGGACGTTGACTCTAGTAAATCCTGTAAAGGTCAGTTGA
- a CDS encoding ribose 1,5-bisphosphate isomerase, whose protein sequence is MVVVKEVLEIAEKIRNMEIRGAGKIARSAAYALQVQAEKSKATNVDEFWSEMKQAAKILFETRPTAVSLPNALRYVMHRGKVAYAGGADLDQLKFVVINAAKEFIHNSENAVIRIGEFGAKRIEDGDIIMTHCHSKAAISVMKTAWDQGKDIKVIVTETRPKWQGKLTAKELASYGIPVIYVVDSAARHYMKMTDKVVMGADSITVNGAVINKIGTALIALTAKEHRVWNMIAAETYKFHPETMLGQLVEIEMRDPYEVIPKEELETWPKNIEVWNPAFDVTPPEYVDVIITERGVIPPSAAIDILKEEFGWALKYTEPWED, encoded by the coding sequence ATGGTGGTAGTGAAAGAAGTGTTGGAGATAGCAGAGAAGATTAGGAATATGGAGATCAGGGGGGCGGGTAAGATAGCCCGTTCGGCCGCCTACGCGCTTCAGGTTCAAGCCGAGAAGAGCAAGGCCACGAACGTGGACGAGTTCTGGAGCGAGATGAAGCAGGCGGCGAAGATACTCTTCGAGACAAGGCCCACAGCGGTTTCCCTGCCTAACGCGCTCCGTTACGTCATGCACCGCGGAAAGGTGGCATACGCCGGCGGTGCAGATCTTGATCAGCTCAAGTTCGTCGTCATCAATGCTGCTAAAGAGTTCATCCACAACTCGGAAAACGCGGTGATAAGGATAGGCGAGTTCGGAGCCAAGAGGATAGAGGACGGCGACATCATAATGACCCACTGCCACAGCAAGGCGGCGATAAGCGTCATGAAAACTGCCTGGGATCAGGGCAAGGATATAAAGGTCATCGTTACGGAAACGAGACCCAAGTGGCAGGGCAAGCTAACCGCGAAGGAGCTAGCCTCGTATGGCATTCCTGTCATCTACGTGGTTGATTCCGCGGCGAGGCACTACATGAAGATGACGGACAAGGTCGTCATGGGCGCGGACAGCATAACCGTGAATGGTGCCGTCATAAACAAGATTGGAACTGCCCTAATAGCACTCACCGCCAAGGAGCACAGGGTATGGAATATGATTGCCGCCGAAACCTACAAGTTCCACCCAGAGACCATGCTCGGTCAGCTCGTCGAGATAGAGATGCGCGACCCCTACGAGGTCATACCAAAGGAGGAGCTTGAAACGTGGCCAAAGAACATCGAGGTTTGGAACCCTGCCTTCGACGTTACCCCGCCTGAATACGTGGATGTCATAATAACCGAGCGCGGAGTTATTCCACCGAGCGCGGCAATCGACATCCTCAAGGAGGAGTTCGGCTGGGCCCTCAAGTACACCGAGCCCTGGGAGGACTGA
- a CDS encoding PLP-dependent aminotransferase family protein — protein sequence MEEKLMKKLGSGSLDFESYFSEKAIEMKASEIRELLKLVESSDVISLAGGLPAPETFPVETIKAITEEILKTHADKALQYGTTKGFTPLRLALAEWMEKRYGIPMSKVEIMMVAGSQQALDLIGRVFIDPGDIVVVEGPTYLAALNAFKYYDPEFLSIPMDDDGMIVDILEEKLKELRAEGKKVKFVYTVSTFQNPAGVTMSLKRRKKLIELAHEYDFLIVEDSPYSELRYSGEPIPPIKHFDDEGRVIYLGTFSKIFAPGFRLGWIAAHPHFIRKIEIAKQAVDLCANPFAQVIAWKYVADGHLDEHIPKIIEFYKPRRDAMLEALEEYMPEGVRWTKPDGGMFIWVTLPEGIDTKLMMEKAVAKGVAYVPGEAFFAYRDVKNTMRLNFTYVPEETIREGVKRLAEVIEEEIKALKG from the coding sequence GTGGAGGAAAAGCTCATGAAGAAGCTGGGTTCAGGGTCACTGGATTTTGAGTCATACTTCTCGGAGAAGGCAATAGAAATGAAAGCCTCTGAGATTAGAGAGCTTCTTAAGCTCGTTGAGAGCTCGGACGTAATCTCGCTCGCCGGTGGCCTTCCAGCGCCCGAGACATTCCCGGTGGAAACAATCAAGGCCATAACGGAGGAGATCCTCAAGACCCACGCGGATAAGGCCCTTCAGTACGGAACCACCAAGGGCTTCACGCCGCTCCGACTTGCCCTCGCCGAGTGGATGGAGAAGCGCTACGGAATTCCGATGTCCAAGGTTGAGATAATGATGGTTGCTGGCTCGCAGCAGGCCCTCGACCTCATCGGAAGGGTCTTCATCGATCCTGGGGACATAGTCGTCGTTGAAGGCCCGACTTATCTCGCTGCTCTCAACGCCTTCAAGTACTACGATCCGGAATTCCTCTCGATCCCAATGGACGACGATGGAATGATTGTGGACATCCTCGAGGAGAAGCTGAAGGAGCTTAGGGCCGAGGGGAAGAAGGTCAAGTTCGTCTATACCGTATCGACCTTCCAGAATCCAGCGGGAGTTACGATGAGCCTTAAGAGGAGGAAGAAGCTCATAGAGCTCGCACACGAGTATGACTTCCTTATCGTCGAGGACAGCCCATACAGCGAGCTCCGCTACTCCGGCGAGCCGATTCCACCCATCAAGCACTTCGACGACGAGGGCAGGGTCATCTACCTCGGCACATTCTCGAAGATATTTGCCCCCGGCTTCAGGCTTGGCTGGATAGCGGCTCACCCGCACTTCATCAGGAAGATAGAGATAGCCAAGCAGGCCGTTGACCTCTGCGCCAACCCATTTGCTCAGGTCATAGCCTGGAAGTACGTCGCAGACGGCCACCTCGACGAGCACATCCCCAAGATCATCGAGTTCTACAAGCCGAGGAGGGACGCTATGCTCGAAGCTTTGGAGGAGTACATGCCAGAGGGAGTCAGGTGGACCAAGCCGGACGGAGGAATGTTCATTTGGGTAACCCTTCCAGAGGGCATTGATACCAAGCTCATGATGGAAAAGGCCGTCGCCAAGGGAGTTGCCTACGTTCCTGGCGAGGCGTTCTTCGCTTACAGGGACGTCAAGAACACCATGCGCCTGAACTTTACCTACGTGCCAGAGGAGACGATACGTGAGGGCGTTAAGAGGCTCGCCGAGGTCATCGAGGAGGAAATCAAAGCTCTTAAGGGCTGA